A genome region from Methanococcoides burtonii DSM 6242 includes the following:
- a CDS encoding HEPN domain-containing protein, translating into MVKDIEIFRNSCFELLNLIEPLSKEDVNSVEYDFINNKKFLIKSGYDYKLNALVTFLFTDKHINNNYSRKIIKRRIYKFIADLKTNPETDKPKLIDSFFNSTVLFPNIEKYTIIRFVQNLNIDSEIAIGNVSLLKYSTSSYKNLLASMTTSSKKDEFIEAVLKYNDDEDVNCVAVAHIEAGDNDKALQKTDAKIEDALSIFRLYAIDSNFGIKGSLNSYSTSAIISMPNKTVQSSTHRHNMWLDADISSDSLKDIKNDGYTNIKKIVDRRDLYKGDVASLEERLIRAINTFGSVLTNPENPENIIKLFTVLEILLLTQKDSKSINLGERVALVNYPLFDISNRDKFLEEKQKRVDIKTKIATLYKHRNSLVHEGQSEVNKHDYRLILIETQACIINIAKIIDKYPNYDDFIKVIIDTIEDAKMSILLRF; encoded by the coding sequence ATGGTTAAAGATATTGAAATATTCAGAAATAGTTGCTTTGAACTGTTAAATTTAATTGAACCATTGAGCAAAGAAGATGTAAACAGTGTAGAATATGATTTTATAAATAATAAAAAGTTTTTAATTAAAAGTGGGTATGATTACAAATTAAATGCATTGGTTACTTTTCTTTTTACTGATAAGCATATAAATAATAATTATAGCAGAAAAATCATCAAAAGACGAATATATAAATTTATAGCAGATCTTAAAACAAATCCAGAAACAGATAAACCTAAATTAATTGATTCGTTTTTCAATTCGACTGTTTTATTTCCAAATATTGAAAAATATACTATAATTAGGTTTGTCCAAAATTTAAATATCGATTCTGAAATTGCTATTGGTAATGTTTCGTTGCTCAAATATTCAACATCTTCCTACAAGAATTTGTTAGCTTCTATGACAACGAGTAGCAAAAAAGATGAATTTATTGAAGCCGTGCTTAAATATAATGATGATGAAGATGTTAATTGTGTTGCAGTAGCTCATATAGAAGCTGGAGATAATGATAAGGCTTTGCAAAAAACGGATGCTAAAATCGAAGATGCATTGAGCATATTTAGACTATACGCTATTGATTCAAATTTTGGAATTAAAGGAAGCCTCAATTCTTATAGCACATCTGCAATAATCTCTATGCCAAATAAAACAGTACAAAGCAGTACCCACCGTCATAACATGTGGCTTGATGCCGATATAAGTTCAGACTCTCTAAAGGATATCAAGAACGATGGTTATACTAATATTAAAAAAATTGTTGATCGAAGAGATTTGTATAAAGGTGACGTTGCTAGCTTAGAAGAAAGATTGATTAGAGCTATTAACACTTTTGGGAGTGTACTAACTAATCCTGAAAATCCTGAAAATATAATTAAACTCTTCACAGTTTTAGAAATACTATTGTTAACACAAAAGGATTCGAAAAGTATTAATCTGGGTGAAAGAGTTGCACTCGTCAATTATCCATTATTTGATATTTCAAACAGAGATAAATTTCTAGAAGAAAAGCAGAAACGTGTGGATATAAAAACTAAGATTGCCACTCTTTATAAACATAGAAATAGTTTAGTTCATGAAGGGCAGTCTGAAGTTAATAAACATGATTATAGATTAATATTAATTGAGACACAAGCATGTATAATTAATATAGCAAAAATAATAGACAAATATCCAAATTATGATGATTTTATCAAAGTTATCATAGATACTATTGAGGATGCAAAAATGTCTATTTTGTTAAGATTTTGA
- a CDS encoding DNA-directed DNA polymerase B — MFYDISMLTDAEIKVCEVYTSKLDIPLYTLNEFLDEVFYTEVFYLKALCVGFNLSFDISRISKRVGDSRGRNKGGFTFTLSENRFNPPIIVKKMGDAYNFKFTSTKINKGKDKFSGYFLDAQKLAEVLLQSKHLSLDKAGQKLNTNVKKMKGIEHGKVTERYIDYLIADVETTYQVYEKLIDELDLYQINIPPTKIYSSASIGKYSLKQLGIQSFLDLNPEYSSETIGNNMTSYYGGRCECKIRKDPTKVTVLDFTSMYPTVTMEMNLWKFMIAESLESKDVTDEIKNMLTNLNLNYLQNKDNWKEFVVMVKLQPDYDILPVRMDYKGNNTGYNVGVNYLTSDNELWYALPDVIASVLLTGKIPEIIEAIRYIPKGVQKGLRKSQILGIDVDPTKDNLVQVLVEERQNLKIQMKGIDKEKPEYQQLDSRAQAIKILVNAMSYGIFIELNPEDKKTDIQVYGLDDFNTSENRFEKAGNYFHPLLAVMITAGSKLFLAMAEAKVKELGSVHAYMDTDSIFVPPEHAQEIIDYFQPLNPYSLDIELLKPEKEDMWFYGISSKRYALYILEDKQIKFMEGERSFKLHGLGHLTNPFPKNVDDWQAEIWEDILMLHYGLISELDIEEKYSNMYAISRLTVSTANVLHRFDAINKGKEWKDQIKPFNFYHVGFQVAEEDGKAVKPLAPFSNDPQSIVYEPFIDYGTGEIKEGSHYFKPLSRTIMQYVEHLEHKFDGEIGVLERKHVHADGVVYIGKEANNIDEQELNVTKVQEFINVEEIEQLILGLTPKEAMVYGIKHRSDLIRLKKNVVERKLNFKTKLMRELMNRAI, encoded by the coding sequence ATGTTTTATGATATTTCAATGCTTACTGATGCTGAAATTAAAGTATGTGAAGTATATACTTCTAAATTGGATATACCACTCTATACCCTGAATGAGTTTCTTGATGAGGTTTTTTATACTGAAGTATTTTATTTGAAAGCCCTCTGTGTTGGTTTCAATCTTTCTTTTGACATTAGCAGGATCTCTAAAAGAGTTGGAGATTCAAGAGGTAGAAATAAAGGAGGGTTTACTTTTACTCTTTCAGAAAACAGGTTTAATCCTCCTATTATTGTTAAGAAAATGGGAGATGCTTATAATTTTAAATTTACATCAACCAAGATAAACAAAGGCAAAGATAAGTTTTCAGGTTATTTTCTTGATGCTCAAAAGTTAGCTGAGGTATTGCTTCAATCAAAACATCTTTCTTTAGATAAAGCAGGTCAAAAGCTCAATACTAATGTTAAAAAAATGAAAGGAATTGAGCATGGAAAAGTAACTGAGAGATATATTGATTATTTAATTGCTGATGTTGAAACAACATATCAGGTTTATGAAAAGTTGATTGATGAGCTTGATCTTTATCAGATAAATATCCCACCAACTAAGATATACAGTTCAGCTTCAATTGGAAAATACTCTCTTAAACAATTAGGGATACAGTCATTTTTAGATCTTAATCCTGAGTATTCTTCAGAAACCATTGGAAACAACATGACTTCTTACTATGGTGGAAGATGTGAATGTAAGATCAGGAAAGACCCTACTAAAGTTACAGTTCTTGATTTTACTAGCATGTATCCAACTGTTACAATGGAGATGAATCTCTGGAAGTTCATGATAGCTGAATCTCTTGAATCAAAGGATGTTACTGATGAAATTAAGAATATGTTAACTAATCTTAACCTTAATTATCTTCAAAATAAGGATAACTGGAAAGAGTTTGTAGTAATGGTAAAGTTACAGCCTGACTATGATATTTTACCTGTAAGGATGGATTATAAGGGTAATAATACAGGGTATAATGTAGGTGTTAATTACCTTACTTCTGATAATGAATTATGGTATGCTTTACCTGATGTTATCGCTTCAGTTCTTTTAACTGGCAAAATTCCTGAGATCATTGAAGCTATCAGGTATATTCCAAAAGGTGTTCAGAAGGGATTGAGGAAATCTCAAATACTTGGAATTGATGTAGATCCAACTAAAGATAATCTTGTTCAGGTACTTGTTGAGGAAAGGCAAAATCTTAAAATTCAAATGAAGGGTATTGATAAGGAAAAGCCTGAATATCAACAATTGGACAGTAGAGCACAAGCTATTAAGATTTTAGTTAATGCTATGAGTTATGGAATATTCATTGAACTAAATCCAGAAGATAAGAAAACTGATATTCAAGTTTATGGCTTGGATGATTTTAATACTTCAGAGAACAGATTTGAGAAAGCAGGTAATTATTTTCATCCTTTGTTAGCTGTTATGATTACAGCAGGATCTAAATTATTCTTAGCAATGGCTGAAGCTAAAGTAAAAGAGCTTGGTTCAGTCCATGCATACATGGATACTGATTCAATCTTTGTTCCTCCTGAACATGCTCAAGAGATCATAGACTATTTCCAACCTCTTAATCCTTACAGCCTTGACATTGAGCTGTTGAAGCCTGAGAAAGAGGATATGTGGTTTTATGGCATATCTTCAAAGAGGTATGCTCTCTATATTCTTGAAGATAAACAGATCAAGTTCATGGAGGGAGAGAGATCTTTCAAATTGCATGGACTTGGACATTTAACAAATCCATTTCCAAAGAATGTTGATGATTGGCAGGCTGAGATATGGGAAGATATTCTCATGTTGCATTATGGGTTGATATCAGAGTTGGATATTGAAGAGAAGTATTCAAACATGTATGCTATTTCAAGACTGACTGTTTCAACTGCAAATGTGTTGCATAGGTTTGATGCTATTAATAAAGGGAAAGAATGGAAAGACCAGATAAAACCATTCAATTTCTATCATGTTGGTTTTCAAGTTGCTGAAGAGGATGGTAAGGCAGTCAAACCATTAGCTCCATTTTCAAACGATCCTCAAAGTATTGTTTATGAACCGTTTATTGATTATGGAACTGGAGAGATTAAAGAAGGATCTCATTATTTCAAACCATTAAGCAGGACAATAATGCAGTATGTGGAACATCTTGAGCATAAGTTTGATGGTGAGATTGGAGTACTTGAAAGAAAACATGTTCATGCTGATGGTGTTGTTTACATTGGGAAAGAAGCTAACAATATTGATGAACAGGAATTGAATGTGACGAAGGTTCAGGAGTTTATTAATGTTGAAGAGATCGAGCAATTGATTTTAGGTCTCACTCCTAAAGAAGCAATGGTGTATGGAATTAAACATAGAAGTGATTTGATAAGACTAAAAAAGAATGTGGTGGAAAGAAAGTTGAATTTTAAGACTAAGTTAATGAGGGAGTTAATGAATAGAGCGATATAA
- a CDS encoding PIN domain-containing protein, which produces MVNIFIDTNIFLGLYESNNNKVSQIFDDITKLKKRLIIPEQVYDEFLRNRDSVLQKQINSSNKNKVEIHTTALIRHMEEYDNLKTIKDDFDEKNKLLIQKLKDLQTHSDDDPILNGFLDIYNSKDVKKIKRTETIIQKAKDRMLMGNPPIDKKKGTIGDQIIWETLLENLNDDVIFVTEDNTYVNHKLFIENEFLNVVGKKIFITDRVSVALKQVNETPSEALIEFEKTKKSKDFIEEDEIKDLLAHFETEGIDISPNLLFFLFKYSKDNYNVFKEEIGITSEIEKRYQKPFHSIHSDYITIYRKYFNPEHSPYMKKEDNKS; this is translated from the coding sequence ATGGTTAATATATTCATTGATACAAATATATTTTTAGGATTGTATGAATCAAATAATAACAAAGTATCTCAGATTTTTGACGATATAACAAAATTAAAAAAACGATTAATTATTCCAGAGCAAGTATATGATGAGTTTTTGAGAAATAGAGATTCAGTACTACAAAAACAAATTAACTCTAGCAACAAAAATAAAGTTGAAATTCATACTACAGCATTGATTCGACATATGGAAGAATATGATAATCTAAAGACTATAAAAGATGATTTCGATGAGAAGAATAAGCTTTTAATTCAAAAGCTAAAAGATTTACAAACTCACTCTGATGACGATCCTATATTAAATGGTTTTCTTGACATCTATAACAGTAAAGATGTCAAGAAAATTAAAAGAACAGAAACAATAATACAGAAGGCAAAAGATAGGATGCTTATGGGTAATCCTCCCATTGATAAAAAGAAAGGAACAATTGGCGATCAGATAATATGGGAAACATTGCTTGAAAATCTGAATGATGATGTCATTTTTGTAACCGAAGATAATACATATGTAAATCATAAATTATTTATTGAGAATGAATTTTTGAATGTTGTTGGTAAAAAAATATTCATCACTGACAGAGTTTCAGTTGCATTAAAGCAGGTTAATGAAACACCATCAGAAGCTCTAATAGAATTTGAAAAAACAAAGAAGTCCAAGGATTTCATTGAAGAAGATGAAATTAAAGATTTACTAGCTCATTTCGAAACTGAAGGAATTGATATCTCTCCTAATTTGCTATTTTTTCTTTTTAAGTATTCAAAGGATAATTATAATGTATTTAAAGAAGAAATTGGAATTACCTCCGAGATTGAAAAACGATACCAAAAGCCTTTTCACTCCATCCACTCTGACTACATTACAATATATAGAAAATATTTTAACCCCGAACATTCTCCTTATATGAAAAAAGAAGATAACAAAAGTTGA
- a CDS encoding Shedu anti-phage system protein SduA domain-containing protein, whose translation MLEDGEETEHRYQEWIEKYPWILGLQYSLVQRHTQFDNENIPDFTAVRVHDNSRDIFEIKQPFLNLFRKNGVFSSEFNDSWNQIERYLDFARENKDYLRRSKGLNIENPKCYLLIGYNLTHEERDKIRRKEKLNSSIIILTYNDLIQFAENTVGFLKSRLETNDEE comes from the coding sequence ATGTTAGAAGATGGGGAAGAGACAGAACATAGATATCAAGAATGGATTGAAAAATATCCTTGGATATTGGGCTTACAATATAGTCTTGTGCAACGCCACACACAATTTGATAATGAAAATATACCTGATTTTACTGCTGTTCGTGTCCATGACAATTCTAGAGATATTTTCGAAATAAAACAACCTTTTTTGAATCTCTTTCGTAAAAATGGGGTATTCTCATCTGAGTTCAACGATTCTTGGAATCAAATTGAAAGATACTTAGATTTTGCAAGGGAGAATAAGGATTATTTAAGACGTAGCAAAGGACTAAACATTGAAAATCCAAAATGCTATTTACTTATTGGATATAATCTAACACACGAAGAGAGAGATAAAATTCGAAGAAAGGAAAAGTTGAATTCCTCGATAATAATTCTAACGTATAATGACTTAATTCAATTTGCGGAAAATACCGTGGGTTTTCTAAAATCTAGATTAGAAACCAATGATGAAGAATGA
- a CDS encoding DNA polymerase — MSNIALRGYTQKIKESSGNSFFKPREDPLRHDRTLVFDTETTTDQYQNVKIGYFKICQDGYIQHKGMFYDAAMLNDNEKKVCEVYTSKYDIPLYTLNEFIDEVFYPEVFGLKTLCVGFNLPFDISRISKRVGDSRKQNKGGFTFTLSENKFNPPIIVKKMGDAYNFKFTSTKINKGNDHFTGYFLDAQKLAEVLLQSKKISLDKAGQKLNTKTKKMKNIEHGKVTKKYIDYLIQDVETTYQVYEKLIEELDHYQIDIPPTKIFSSASIGKHSLKQLGIESFLSLNPEFSHEMLGNIMTSYYGGRCECKIRKEPVKVTTLDFTSMYPTITMEMDLWKFMIAESLEMKDITDEIKEMLSKVNLAYLQNKDNWKDFVVMVKIQPDEDIVPVRMDYKGSGTGYNVGINYLSSDSELWYALPDVINSVILTGKVPIIIEAIKFIPKGIQKGLKKSQILGIDVDPTKDNLVQVLVEERQNIKLHMKDISKDDPEYQQLSSRAQAIKILVNAMSYGIFIELNPENKKSDIQVFGLDDFNTSENRYEKAGNYYHPLLAVMITAGSKLFLAMAEAKTKELDSVHAYMDTDSIFVPPEHAQEIIDYFQPLNPYSLDIDLLKPEKEDMWSYGISSKRYALYTYENEEINFMEGERSFKLHGLGHLTNPFPKTIGDWQAEIWEDLLQLHYGILTEIDIEEKYSNLYAISRLTVSTANVLRRFKGFNKGKSWAEQIKPFNFYHVGFQTIEENGKAVKPLAPFSNDPQSIVYEPFIDYETGEVKQGSHYFKQLSRTIIEYANHPESKFDGEIGVLERKHVQADSVIYIGKEANSIDEQALDVKRSQEFINKQEIMGNILNMSQKQAEALGVSRSRFHGIKKRIRENEDLNLNTPAVRKLVKKA, encoded by the coding sequence ATGTCTAACATTGCTTTAAGGGGATATACTCAGAAGATCAAGGAATCTTCAGGTAATTCCTTTTTCAAACCAAGAGAAGATCCATTAAGGCATGATAGAACTCTGGTATTTGATACTGAAACTACAACCGATCAATATCAGAATGTCAAGATAGGATATTTCAAGATATGCCAGGATGGGTATATTCAGCATAAAGGTATGTTTTATGATGCTGCTATGCTTAACGATAATGAAAAAAAGGTATGTGAAGTATATACTTCAAAGTATGATATACCTCTTTATACCCTAAATGAATTCATTGATGAGGTATTTTATCCTGAAGTCTTTGGTTTGAAAACTCTTTGTGTTGGCTTCAATCTTCCCTTTGATATAAGCAGGATCTCTAAAAGAGTAGGAGATTCAAGAAAGCAGAATAAGGGAGGCTTTACTTTTACACTTTCAGAAAATAAGTTCAATCCTCCTATTATCGTTAAGAAGATGGGAGATGCTTATAATTTCAAGTTTACTTCAACCAAGATAAACAAAGGAAATGATCATTTTACAGGCTATTTCCTTGATGCTCAGAAGTTAGCTGAGGTACTGCTCCAATCAAAAAAGATCTCTTTAGATAAAGCAGGGCAAAAACTCAATACCAAAACCAAGAAGATGAAAAATATTGAGCATGGGAAAGTAACCAAGAAATACATTGATTATCTAATTCAGGATGTTGAAACCACTTATCAGGTCTATGAGAAGCTAATTGAAGAATTAGATCATTATCAGATAGACATCCCACCAACTAAGATATTCAGTTCTGCATCTATTGGAAAACATTCTTTAAAGCAATTGGGCATTGAATCATTTTTAAGTCTTAATCCTGAGTTTTCTCATGAGATGCTTGGTAATATCATGACTTCTTACTATGGAGGAAGATGTGAATGTAAGATTAGGAAAGAGCCTGTTAAAGTAACCACTCTTGATTTTACTAGCATGTATCCAACCATTACTATGGAGATGGATCTCTGGAAGTTTATGATTGCTGAATCACTTGAGATGAAAGATATTACTGATGAAATTAAGGAGATGCTCTCAAAAGTAAATCTTGCATATCTTCAGAATAAGGATAACTGGAAAGACTTTGTTGTTATGGTTAAAATACAGCCTGATGAGGATATAGTGCCTGTCAGGATGGATTACAAAGGATCTGGAACGGGCTATAATGTAGGCATCAATTATCTTAGTTCCGATTCTGAATTATGGTATGCTTTACCTGATGTTATAAATTCAGTTATTCTTACTGGCAAAGTTCCCATAATCATTGAAGCAATCAAGTTTATTCCAAAAGGGATTCAGAAGGGTTTAAAGAAATCACAGATACTTGGAATTGATGTTGATCCTACAAAAGATAATCTTGTTCAGGTACTTGTTGAAGAAAGGCAGAATATCAAGCTTCATATGAAGGATATTAGCAAAGATGATCCAGAATATCAACAATTGAGTAGCAGAGCACAGGCTATCAAAATTCTGGTTAATGCTATGAGCTATGGGATATTCATTGAGCTTAATCCAGAAAATAAGAAAAGCGATATTCAGGTTTTTGGCTTGGATGATTTTAATACTTCAGAAAACAGATATGAGAAGGCAGGGAATTATTATCATCCTTTGCTTGCTGTTATGATCACAGCCGGATCTAAACTATTTTTGGCTATGGCAGAAGCAAAAACCAAAGAACTTGATTCTGTTCATGCGTATATGGATACAGATTCAATCTTTGTTCCTCCTGAACATGCACAGGAGATTATAGACTATTTCCAACCACTGAACCCATACAGCCTTGATATTGATCTATTGAAGCCTGAGAAAGAAGATATGTGGTCTTATGGCATTTCATCAAAAAGATATGCTCTTTACACTTATGAAAATGAAGAAATCAACTTTATGGAAGGAGAGCGATCTTTCAAATTGCATGGACTTGGACATTTAACAAATCCATTTCCAAAAACTATTGGAGATTGGCAGGCTGAGATATGGGAAGATCTCCTTCAGTTGCATTATGGGATTCTTACAGAGATAGATATTGAAGAGAAGTATTCAAACCTCTATGCAATCTCAAGGCTTACTGTTTCAACTGCAAATGTCCTGAGAAGGTTCAAGGGATTCAATAAAGGCAAGTCATGGGCTGAGCAGATCAAACCTTTTAACTTCTATCATGTAGGGTTTCAGACCATTGAGGAAAACGGGAAAGCAGTAAAGCCACTAGCTCCCTTTTCAAATGATCCTCAAAGTATTGTTTATGAGCCTTTCATTGATTATGAAACAGGAGAGGTTAAGCAAGGATCTCATTATTTCAAGCAACTGAGTAGGACAATAATCGAGTATGCTAATCATCCAGAATCTAAGTTTGATGGAGAGATTGGAGTACTTGAGAGAAAGCATGTTCAGGCTGATTCTGTTATTTATATCGGCAAAGAGGCTAACAGTATTGATGAGCAAGCTCTTGATGTGAAGCGTTCTCAAGAGTTCATTAACAAGCAAGAAATTATGGGAAATATCCTCAATATGTCACAAAAACAGGCTGAAGCATTGGGAGTTTCTAGAAGCAGATTTCATGGGATTAAAAAAAGGATAAGGGAAAATGAAGATTTGAATTTGAATACTCCGGCGGTGAGGAAGTTAGTTAAAAAAGCTTAA
- a CDS encoding HNH endonuclease signature motif containing protein, with product MEKESYAIYLKKQKKGKKPPIACAVCGEDNKNVIEMHHVEGRNNSDWIKPLCKNCHSKITAEQNKLSPKARSSEASLQNKRAFKIISIGTLLRELGDCLINLGMEMTVNV from the coding sequence ATGGAAAAAGAATCTTATGCGATTTATCTAAAGAAACAAAAGAAGGGAAAGAAACCACCGATTGCATGTGCTGTATGTGGAGAAGATAACAAGAATGTCATTGAGATGCATCACGTAGAAGGAAGGAATAATTCAGATTGGATCAAACCTCTTTGTAAGAATTGTCATTCTAAAATAACAGCAGAACAGAACAAACTTAGTCCTAAAGCAAGATCAAGTGAAGCCTCCTTACAGAATAAGAGAGCTTTCAAGATCATTTCAATTGGTACTTTACTAAGAGAGCTTGGAGATTGTTTGATTAATCTTGGAATGGAGATGACTGTAAATGTCTAA
- the cas1 gene encoding CRISPR-associated endonuclease Cas1 has product MKLLLLNGHGINMRVDGAKLHIKDGRFSATEDPQEYVFSPKRIDIDSIVVYGRSGSLSFEAIRWLIKHNVQVTMLDWNGKFLTTMLPSESTNVKTKFAQYHAYEDQDARVKLARKFIEAKFYKSEAVLDYLKQRYPEIEYDFSVDKGKLENAKSVREILGIEGGVASKYWNEYSKAIPDEYDFRARTDNNARASNSGDKVNVMLNYGYALLESECLRAINSVGLDAHVGFLHEMNPSKNSLAYDLQEPFRFIVDLAVMNLIEKEVMDSKDFIRTESFSLRLKPTGARKVTDKFNSMMNGKVEYRKKNSSWGSVLLVKARELSHQLVGKRKTIEFSKPVYVVERDDSNLLRKRIIDMPYVEWKKMGFSKGTLHYMKQNAKSDLPFTLNGHVKERLENWE; this is encoded by the coding sequence ATGAAACTTCTACTTCTAAACGGTCATGGAATTAACATGCGTGTAGATGGTGCTAAACTCCATATCAAAGATGGAAGATTCTCAGCAACTGAAGATCCTCAGGAGTATGTGTTCTCTCCCAAGAGGATTGATATTGATAGCATTGTTGTGTATGGTCGAAGTGGATCTCTAAGCTTTGAAGCTATCAGATGGTTGATTAAACACAATGTACAGGTTACTATGTTAGATTGGAATGGCAAGTTTCTAACAACAATGCTTCCTTCTGAAAGTACCAATGTTAAAACAAAGTTTGCTCAATACCATGCTTATGAAGATCAGGATGCAAGAGTAAAACTTGCAAGAAAATTCATTGAGGCTAAGTTCTACAAATCTGAAGCTGTTCTTGATTATCTTAAACAAAGGTATCCTGAGATTGAATATGATTTCTCCGTTGATAAGGGTAAACTTGAAAATGCCAAATCTGTAAGAGAGATACTTGGGATTGAAGGTGGAGTTGCTTCAAAGTACTGGAATGAGTATTCTAAAGCTATTCCTGATGAATATGATTTCAGAGCAAGGACTGATAATAATGCCAGAGCTTCTAATTCAGGCGATAAAGTCAATGTTATGCTTAATTACGGATATGCTTTGCTTGAATCTGAATGTCTGAGAGCCATCAATTCAGTTGGTCTTGATGCTCATGTAGGTTTCCTTCATGAGATGAATCCAAGTAAGAACAGTTTAGCCTATGATCTCCAAGAGCCATTTAGGTTTATTGTGGATCTTGCTGTTATGAACCTGATAGAAAAGGAAGTTATGGATAGTAAGGATTTTATCAGGACTGAGAGTTTTTCATTGAGGCTTAAACCTACTGGAGCAAGGAAGGTTACTGATAAATTCAATTCTATGATGAACGGCAAGGTTGAGTATAGGAAGAAGAATAGTTCTTGGGGATCTGTTCTTTTGGTTAAGGCAAGGGAGTTAAGCCATCAACTTGTAGGGAAGAGGAAAACAATTGAATTTAGTAAGCCTGTTTATGTGGTTGAAAGAGATGATTCCAATCTGTTGAGGAAAAGGATCATTGACATGCCTTATGTTGAATGGAAGAAGATGGGTTTCTCAAAGGGTACTCTCCATTACATGAAGCAGAATGCCAAGAGTGATTTACCGTTTACTCTCAATGGTCATGTGAAGGAAAGGTTGGAGAATTGGGAATAA
- a CDS encoding IS5-like element ISMbu1 family transposase, which translates to MSLTNFAFKEEYKRLENLGDKLSEIESLIDWKPFRPIIAEMYINKTEFGGRPNVDEIVMLKMLVLQQWHGLSDPELERQATDRISFRKFLGFPAKIPDHTTVWAFRERISQAGKEDEIWNEMQRQLNKKGLKIKQGMIQDATFIHADPGHANLDTPRGNEAKTRRCKDGTWTKKASKSHFGYKLHTIEDTEYDLIRRYRTTTASVHDSQVDLSEEGEVVYRDRGYFGAISKGYDATMQRGVRGHPIGIRDKMRNKRISRKRAKGERPYAVIKNVFTSGFVRVTTLARVNVKMAITAFSYNLYQLRTIRRKSLG; encoded by the coding sequence ATGTCCTTAACAAACTTTGCTTTTAAAGAAGAGTACAAACGTCTTGAAAATCTCGGTGACAAGCTCTCTGAAATTGAATCTCTCATCGATTGGAAACCATTTCGTCCAATTATAGCAGAGATGTATATCAATAAAACAGAGTTCGGTGGCAGACCAAACGTTGATGAAATCGTCATGCTCAAAATGTTAGTATTGCAACAATGGCATGGCCTATCTGACCCTGAACTTGAAAGACAAGCTACTGATAGAATTTCCTTTAGGAAATTCTTGGGCTTTCCTGCAAAAATTCCAGATCATACTACTGTTTGGGCATTTAGAGAACGAATTTCCCAGGCAGGAAAAGAAGATGAAATCTGGAATGAAATGCAAAGACAACTTAATAAGAAAGGTCTGAAGATCAAGCAAGGTATGATTCAGGATGCAACATTTATACATGCTGATCCAGGACATGCAAATCTTGATACTCCTCGTGGAAATGAAGCAAAGACCAGAAGATGTAAGGACGGTACATGGACAAAAAAGGCATCTAAGTCACATTTTGGATATAAACTACATACCATTGAAGATACCGAATATGATCTGATAAGGAGATATAGGACAACTACTGCCTCAGTTCATGATAGTCAGGTGGATCTTTCTGAAGAAGGCGAAGTTGTTTACAGAGATAGAGGTTACTTTGGTGCAATTTCAAAAGGATATGATGCAACTATGCAAAGGGGAGTACGAGGGCACCCTATTGGTATTAGGGATAAGATGAGAAACAAAAGAATAAGCAGGAAAAGAGCAAAGGGAGAAAGACCTTATGCTGTTATCAAAAATGTGTTTACGTCAGGATTTGTAAGAGTAACAACGTTGGCAAGAGTAAATGTCAAAATGGCGATTACAGCATTCAGCTATAATCTCTATCAATTGAGGACAATAAGAAGAAAATCATTAGGATGA